The genomic region GTGGTCTGAAAGGTCTATCGCATTGACCGCCAACGGATAGTGCCGCGGGCGATCCGGTCCTTATGGTACCTCCGTCCCGCGCTCAAAGCAACGGGGTGCGTCATGAGTCCTCGTGCGTCGGGTCGTTCCGGTGGCGGGGCGACGTTCCACACGTTGACAAAACTCCAAATCACGCTTACATTTGCAGGGCATTTATGGTCGGGGCGGTCCGGCTCCTCCTCACCACAAGTGGGCCAACCTGCAGTGCGCGTACTTTACATCAGTAACGGTATTCCCGTTCCGGACGAGAGGTCCATCATGGCGGTCTGTCCCCGATTGTTGTTGTGTGGTCTTGTTGTAGTCATCTTTGCCATTCCCGCCAATGCTGAAGTGGGGCCGTGCGACACATTGCCGCCGCGCACGGTCATCGCCTTCGACAGTATCGCGTCGTTTACCGGCTATACCGAGGGGAACGACTGCTGGGGCTGGGTGTCGCCGGGCGGCATCGAGTATGCCATCTATGGTGCGCGCGGCGGGCTGGCGTTCATCAATCTGAATACGATGCAGGAAGACGACTTTGTCTCCGGCCCCAACTGCATCTGGCGCGACATCAAGTCGTACCGCAACTATTGCTACGAAGTCACCGAGTGCGGCCCGGGGCTGAAGATCATCGACATGAGCTTTCTGCCCGACAGCGTGCACGTGGTCGGGACCTTCACCGGCGGTTCGACCCGTTCGCACAATCTCACCATCGACACGGCGAAGGGATACGCGTACCTCGTGCGTCAGAACTATTCGGGCTTCCGGGTGATCTCGCTGGCCAACCCCGAATCGCCCGCCGAATTGCCCGGGGTCAACACCGGCGATGCGCACGATGTCTATGCGCGCAACGATACGGTCTGGGCGGCCGAAGGATGGGATTCGCAGTTTTCGATCTGGGACATGAGCAACAAGTCGTCGCCGCAGATGCTGGCATTGGTCACTGTTCCGGGGCAGGGCTACCTGCACAACATCTGGCCGATGGACTACATGCCGTACGTGGTCACAACCGAGGAAACCGCCGGACACACGATCAAAATCTGGAACACCGCCGACCTGCAAGACATCTCGCTGGTCGCGCAATATCTCGCGCCGTCCGGACTGGCGCACAACGCGCACATCGTCGGCAAGTACCTCTTTCTCTCGCACTATGAGTCGGGCGTCGTCGTCGTCGATCTGACATTCCCGGAGTGCCCGGTGGAAATGGCGCGTTTCGACACATACCCCGATCGCGAGTTATCGGGCTACAACGGCTGCTGGGGAGTCTATCCGCACGCGGGCACCAATCGCATCTACGCCTCGAACATCGAAGGCAACATCATGATCTTCGAGACCGACATTCGTGTGGTCGGATTCGGCGGCGGTCCTCTGGTCGGCGCAGCGCCTTTGAGTTCGTCTTTTCTCAGCTATGCGCAGGGCGATATTGTCAGCCAGACGTGGGATTTCGGCGATGGTGCCTTCGGTAACGGCACCGTGGGGGCACACGCGTACGGGCCGGGGATCTATGACGTCGCCTTGGATGTGACGTTTCCGGAGAGCACGACCACGATCGGATACGCTCATTATGTCACGGCGCTGGCGGAATCGCTCACGGTCGAAGATGTCGCGTTGATGCCGGGCCAGGCCGGGTACTGGGAGGCCGGGCTCATCAATCACGTGCCGATTCTGGAAACGACGATACCGGTCTCGATGAGCGGTGTGCCGTCGCAGGCGGTGTTTGACTCCGTCAGCCGAGCGGGGACACGCACGGAGTACTTTGAAGTTGTGACGATTCCCTATGACAACCACGCGGGCGGGCAGGTGTATGTCCGTCTTATCGCCGATGGCGGGGGCGGTTCACCGCCCTTGGCGCCCGGAACCGGTCCGATTTTGAGGGTGTACTATCATCTGCTGCCGACGGCTTCGCCGGGGTCGGTGCTGACTCTGTCGACGGACGATTTCAGCGGTCCGGTCGGTGGTGGGATTCAACTGGATGCGAAAACGACGACCGCCGCGTTTGTTCCATCGCCCGACGGGGGCACGCTGACCGTGCTGACGCCGCCGTGCGAGTGTCCCTGCTACGGCGACCCCTCATGCAACGGCGTCGTCGATGTGTTCGACGTTGTCGAAACAGTCGATGTGGCG from Candidatus Zixiibacteriota bacterium harbors:
- a CDS encoding choice-of-anchor B family protein — its product is MAVCPRLLLCGLVVVIFAIPANAEVGPCDTLPPRTVIAFDSIASFTGYTEGNDCWGWVSPGGIEYAIYGARGGLAFINLNTMQEDDFVSGPNCIWRDIKSYRNYCYEVTECGPGLKIIDMSFLPDSVHVVGTFTGGSTRSHNLTIDTAKGYAYLVRQNYSGFRVISLANPESPAELPGVNTGDAHDVYARNDTVWAAEGWDSQFSIWDMSNKSSPQMLALVTVPGQGYLHNIWPMDYMPYVVTTEETAGHTIKIWNTADLQDISLVAQYLAPSGLAHNAHIVGKYLFLSHYESGVVVVDLTFPECPVEMARFDTYPDRELSGYNGCWGVYPHAGTNRIYASNIEGNIMIFETDIRVVGFGGGPLVGAAPLSSSFLSYAQGDIVSQTWDFGDGAFGNGTVGAHAYGPGIYDVALDVTFPESTTTIGYAHYVTALAESLTVEDVALMPGQAGYWEAGLINHVPILETTIPVSMSGVPSQAVFDSVSRAGTRTEYFEVVTIPYDNHAGGQVYVRLIADGGGGSPPLAPGTGPILRVYYHLLPTASPGSVLTLSTDDFSGPVGGGIQLDAKTTTAAFVPSPDGGTLTVLTPPCECPCYGDPSCNGVVDVFDVVETVDVAFRAESPPFDFGCPSARTDADCDGLTNVFDVVAMVDVAFRSGDPQTTFCDPCEL